The sequence TAGTAGGCCCCATCGAGTTTGGGTGCTTAAACATCAAGCTTGATCTTCCTTGCATATAGGTGAAGTAAAGACCGATAGGAGTCATTAGATAATTGAATGTGGATGTACCCAACACATGACCCATGACCCTTGAATGTTCACCTCACTAACTGAAGAAGTGGATGATCAAGAGAAGATACCTTTAGGGACAATTCAAAAAAGGAAAGTCAAAAGTTTGGGCAAAGCGGCAATTTCAAATGACCAGTCAATATCTAATGTGCTCTTAATTGCATCATTGAGTCTCAGTTCGCTATCTGTTGGGCAATTATGTGATCTTGTCTTGCAATACCTATTCACACTTTCACAGAGGAACAAGTTGTATCCTAGAAAGATAATAATCAATTCATACTAAAAGGATTTAGATACAGCATATACTTGGTTGATTTCACTTTCCAAGATGCCAACTTGAAGACATGCCTAATCACTAAAATATCACTtagtggttatggcatagaaggcttTCTCATGTTGGGATGAGGACTGATAGCACCTGGGGGAAGGCATACCCCAGGCTATTGCAATGATGTGTTGAAGGATCTTGGTCAAAAGGCCCCATGCACCCTAGGTCGATTATCGATCTAGCCCCTAAAGCTTCATATGCTTATGGACATCTACCAAATAAGCCCATAGGGCCCTTCACGCCTCGGGGCACCTAGCAAGATAATCCTTAGATCCCCTTGCGCCCTAAGGCATCTCACATAAGTCCCTAAGCCTCGCAACCCCAGGGCACCTAGCAAGCTAAGCCTCATGGCCCTTTTGTGCCCCGTGGCACCTCATaaatagggtctgtttggttgggctgtggctgtgaaaaaagttgctgtgggctgtgagctgtggaaaaagctgctgtagactgtaagctgttaaaaagctaaaaaccgtttggtggaaaccactaaaagtcgttaaaaattcttcaatatatgttttcatagttccatccgaaaagccactaaaagcatgtACAGAGGTGCTTTtagatttgcactacgagaaagtcggcttttagaaaaagctgcttcctggatccagccctttggttggcttttggcttttagggaggCAAAAGCCAAagtcaaaagtcaaaccaaacacacccataATCCATTAGGCTCCTCGTGCCCCAAGGCATCTAGTAGGATAAGCCCTCGAGCCCCCTTTTGCCCTGATACCTCGAAGTCATACATTTGACCGCTACCATGATTGAAAGGATCACATACCATGACTGAAGAGGAGGGACGACGACAGAATCGACATCCAAGAGGGTGTCAAGGTTAGGAGGTGGGGAAGAGCCGACAAGAGGAAAGACGTCCTTATTGAAGACCATGTGATGGGAGATGATGATACGGCAAGTGAGGAGATCGAGGCACCGATACCCCCCTGTGATTAGGGGAGTACCAGATGAAAAGATGAGTGGATCAGGGCGCAAGTTTGTGGGAAGCGATAGTAGGGATGTTGGGATAGAAGGCACACTCGAAGACGCGAAGATGCTCATAGGAGGGGGTGGTATCGAAGAGGGCAAAAAACAGAGTGGGATGGTTGATCGCCTGGGAGGGAAGACAATTAATGAGGTATGTGGCAGTGTTCAGCGCCTTAACCCAGTAGTGTGTGGGAAGAGAAGCTTGGAAGATGAGGCAACACaacatgttggtggtggtgcgaatcatgcaCTCAATCCAACCATTTTAAGGggaggtgtaggggcacgagagtcGCAGCTGAACATCGTGATAAAGGAAGAAGATAAGAGGAGTGGTCAAACCCACAACCGTTGTCACGCTAGAGAGTACGAACAATGCGGTCGAACTGGGTGGAGACCCAAGCAAAAAAGTGTGAGAGCTTGGTGAATGTGTCAGGCTTCAAATGCAAAGGGAAAGTCCAAACAAAATGAGAGAAATCATCAGGAATCAGTAAGTAATATTTATACCCCAAGAGGTTGAAAACACAAGGTCAAAAGCCTGAGTAGCCTGGAAGGAGAAACTAGGGAAGGGGAGGCAAATATTTCGatctaactgacaagcatgacataaCTATCAAAATAAGCCCCTGCTCCAAGAGATGACTGAGCTGCTAAACAATTTGTACATGACATCGAAGCCAGGATGTCCAAGACAACGATGTTAGGTGGTGGACAAAGTAGTGGCAGCCAAGGATGCGGGGAATACGTGGCGACGGAGGGAGCGGGCAGACACATAGTGTACAATGGTGGGGGAGGCGCTGACGGTGAGAGTGCGCCTAGGCTCACCGGCATAAAATGCCCGCGCAGAGTGTACAATGGTATCAGTGCTGACAGTGAGGGCAAGCCTAGGCTCGCGGGCAGACACAGAGTGTACAATGGTTGGGGAGGCCGCGTCGGGAAGGGCGTGTGGCACGAGGCCTAGTGTTGAGGAGGGCAGGCGAAGGGGCCACGATGGCACTCCAGCTGTGAGAGAGAGGGAAGgaaaggagaggagaggagagagagagggagaccgGCTTCCATAGCTACAGTTGGACAGCGAGGAGCGGGGAGAGGAAGGCAGTGGCCACaggaggaggaaggggggggggagAAAACCTGACTTGATACCATGTTAGAGGACTTAACCTTGATTAGGGTAGGCATGCATGGGAATAGTATACAGACTAGGCCGAAGGTCATTACATAAAAAAAATTGACCTACAGAGGGTAAGACAACCCTCGAGTTTTGTATTAAGAAGATAttctcacacaggtcgagaaaacctCCAAACCCATGTCCCACACATACACATcggcatcgaagcccatgtgagaacgaccgtgATGAGGGCTGAGACTTAGACCTGTGTTTTGGCGTGGCATAGAAAAGGGGATtttttttttaaccacagcctgaggacccaaggagtgctactcagaccacctaaccaactcggctagaggccctttcacaAGGCCATTACATCAGAAACACAGAATAATCTAACATTGATGAGTGATAATATTTATAAAATGGTTGTTAAGATTTTTCATCTTTGGTGGTTTGTTACAATGAAGAACATAAGATATATGAAGTCGATTTGGTATTTTGTCATCTGCGGATGTGAATCTATAAATGTGAAGTTTCAATGCATATTTGCGATTATATGAATCTAGAAGTCACAGGCTCACAGCATGACATGAAGTTGGGCTGGTTGTACAAACTTTGGTATCCGCATCATCACTTGAAAACCCCTTTGAGAGGAGAAAGTCCTTGGACGTTCCTGGGCTTGCATGTGCAGCTGCTGGTGGTGTTGAGGTTTGCGCCGCAGGTAAGGCATAGACCCTTGCAGTTGGGGTTGCACACTGCATCCAAGGTGATCTCCAGATGAATCATGTCCCGGATGTGCTTGGATATATCGATTTCCTTGTCAGCTGCTGGGAAATGCAGCCGGTCATCCCAGTCGATATCTTGATCTCCATCCATGGCGCAGGCTAGCGAAGCACCACCTTTGTCGTCGTCCTCTTGAAAAATCGTGCCGAGGTCTGGTTCCTCCTCTACTGGGTCTTCTGTCAACAGCAGGGAGAAATTGGCAAATATACCTTGAGGAGCTGGCTCAGCACACCTGAAAGACAGCCTTAAAAAATTGCTGATCACATGACAGGAATTTGGGTGGCATTCATCAACTATAGACAGATCACCTGAAGCAGCCGAGGGTGATGACGGTGCGCACGATGCCGTCCAGGCGCAGGCGGCCGCGGCGCCTGGTCACGTCGACGGAGACGAGCACGGGGGTCCGAGGCTGCGCGCCAGTGCTGTCCAGGGTCCCTCCAGCCAGGCCCAGGTCAGCGGCGCGCGCGCGGGAGTCGGGGGAGGAGAGGTCCCCTAGGCCGAGGCGCTCCAGCGTGCTGGCGTACTCGAGGTGCTGGACGGCAGCGTCGCGGCGGTAGACGACAGCTCCCTCCCATGGAGAGGGGAGCCCGTCGTCGATGGAATCCGGTTCCGGTTCCACTCCAGTAGCGTCCAACTCGACGGTGAAGAAGTCGTCGGAGACGGCCGTCCTCCTCCTCGCACTAACCCATGGAGGCGGCGTGGAGGAGCGGAGAAGGGATGACGCCCTTTGAGAGTGGCGGCGGAGTGAGGGGCGGAGGAGGGCAACCGCCGCCGCCAAGGAGACGGTAGGCTGAGGATAATACATGATGGGATGGAGACGTCAGCAAACCGCGCTTCTTCTGCTCCTCCTGCTCTTTCGCCTGCCCATCCATATTCCATCAGTAGCGCCCGAGATGAATAATAAGTCTAACcaagaaataaataaaaaaaaactaAAATATTTTTTGACTGAAAT is a genomic window of Zea mays cultivar B73 chromosome 5, Zm-B73-REFERENCE-NAM-5.0, whole genome shotgun sequence containing:
- the LOC103627916 gene encoding large ribosomal RNA subunit accumulation protein YCED homolog 1, chloroplastic isoform X2, giving the protein MYYPQPTVSLAAAVALLRPSLRRHSQRASSLLRSSTPPPWVSARRRTAVSDDFFTVELDATGVEPEPDSIDDGLPSPWEGAVVYRRDAAVQHLEYASTLERLGLGDLSSPDSRARAADLGLAGGTLDSTGAQPRTPVLVSVDVTRRRGRLRLDGIVRTVITLGCFRCAEPAPQGIFANFSLLLTEDPVEEEPDLGTIFQEDDDKGGASLACAMDGDQDIDWDDRLHFPAADKEIDISKHIRDMIHLEITLDAVCNPNCKGLCLTCGANLNTTSSCTCKPRNVQGLSPLKGVFK
- the LOC103627916 gene encoding large ribosomal RNA subunit accumulation protein YCED homolog 1, chloroplastic isoform X1 produces the protein MYYPQPTVSLAAAVALLRPSLRRHSQRASSLLRSSTPPPWVSARRRTAVSDDFFTVELDATGVEPEPDSIDDGLPSPWEGAVVYRRDAAVQHLEYASTLERLGLGDLSSPDSRARAADLGLAGGTLDSTGAQPRTPVLVSVDVTRRRGRLRLDGIVRTVITLGCFRLSFRCAEPAPQGIFANFSLLLTEDPVEEEPDLGTIFQEDDDKGGASLACAMDGDQDIDWDDRLHFPAADKEIDISKHIRDMIHLEITLDAVCNPNCKGLCLTCGANLNTTSSCTCKPRNVQGLSPLKGVFK